A stretch of the Nicotiana tabacum cultivar K326 chromosome 6, ASM71507v2, whole genome shotgun sequence genome encodes the following:
- the LOC107804594 gene encoding uncharacterized protein LOC107804594 isoform X5, whose translation MELMRRPDYTDVDDLESQISLTERAIMRACDISSALDAAQADPLSGTWPTSKVVVFLVDSRRENCLLMRSSMTYAVWSIIEKHLDVSSGSLFNSKCINKKKRSTNIPSTSSQYADGARLEELALSAAAEATGINRNDLVVLESHLVYSLDKEKATARLYLVQFTKSVHEDFMVPIGDVIESLQGPLIKKILSGWVVSPAVEYFHLLPYRDILSNWYSRELLPNGLQDLTVELVAGHAYDVHIRGSSSEKEVNEENVVRLMIKSCNTDCDDEKIIEAKRRGMQGLSAVSSSQLDSQHSEDVVTTLASKESAISRSALTVLFWKREKLSSQLRTLEDEIALCDKTIRTVLNGGENDLPLKIEALVDGSNDACVKGEGVEYNTNQLVEDQSIHSKGKRLSEAILTLQNQCQQLDQLCCRSNWALPTYRVFPFEGGFQAKVIVKGADFEFTSESNIHESPREARESAAARIIAEVARVPGQNQ comes from the exons ATGGAATTAATGCGTCGACCAGATTACACAGACGTGGACGATTTGGAAAGCCAAATCTCACTCACTGAGAGGGCCATTATGAGGGCATGTGATATATCTTCGGCGCTAGATGCTGCACAAGCTGATCCACTATCAGGGACATGGCCTACTTCCAAAGTTGTTGTATTCTTAGTTGACTCAAGGAGGGAGAATTGCTTGCTCATGCGTAGTTCTATGACCTATGCTGTTTGGTCCATTATTGAAAAACATCTTGACGTCTCCTCAGGTTCTCTTTTTAATTCAAAGTgtataaacaaaaagaaaaggtcTACTAATATACCTTCAACCAGTTCTCAGTATGCTGATGGAGCAAGGCTCGAAGAGCTTGCGCTTTCTGCTGCCGCAGAAGCAACAG GCATCAATAGAAATGATCTGGTTGTCCTGGAGAGCCACCTTGTATATTCCTTAGATAAAGAAAAAGCAACAGCTCGATTATATCTTGTACAATTCACTAAGTCTGTCCATGAAGATTTTATGGTTCCTATTGGAGACGTCATTGAAAG CTTGCAGGGTCCTCTAATCAAGAAAATCCTAAGTGGATGGGTGGTTTCTCCAGCTGTTGAGTATTTTCACTTGCTGCCCTACAGAGATATTTTGTCGAATTGGTATTCTAG GGAGCTGTTACCAAATGGCCTGCAAGATCTAACTGTAGAACTGGTAGCTGGTCATGCATATGATGTACATATTAGAGGTAGCTCCAGTGAGAAAGAAGTAAACGAG GAGAACGTGGTTCGACTCATGATTAAGTCGTGCAATACTGATTGTGATGATGAAAAGATTATTGAAGCGAAAAGAAGAGGCATGCAGGGACTCTCTGCAGTAAGCTCGTCTCAGTTGGATTCTCAACATTCTGAGGATGTAGTAACCACTTTGGCTTCAAAGGAATCTGCAATATCACGATCTGCCTTGACTGTTCTTTTCTGGAAAAGAGAGAAACTG AGTTCTCAGCTACGCACTTTGGAAGATGAGATTGCATTGTGTGATAAAACTATTCGGACAGTATTAAATG GGGGTGAAAATGATTTACCATTGAAGATTGAAGCTCTCGTAGATGGCTCTAATGACGCATGTGTGAAAGGTGAAGGAGTTGAGTACAATACCAATCAACTGGTAGAAGACCAATCTATTCATAGCAAGGGAAAAAGATTGTCCGAGGCCATTCTTACTTTGCAAAACCAATGTCAG CAATTGGATCAACTGTGCTGCAGGAGTAACTGGGCATTGCCAACATATCGAGTCTTTCCATTTGAGG GTGGATTTCAAGCCAAAGTCATTGTGAAAGGTGCCGATTTCGAATTTACCAGTGAAAGCAACATACATGAGAGTCCGCGTGAAGCAAGGGAGTCTGCTGCTGCGCGCATCATTGCAGAAGTAGCTCGCGTGCCAGGTCAGAATCAATAG
- the LOC107804594 gene encoding uncharacterized protein LOC107804594 isoform X1, translating into MNEKMEEVGPTEEVVQALLECMVEPLLGRNSFKSKEVPTLDQQRSMAKQVEAVVLLYNYYYRKQHQDHKIEFLNFTSFCQLAVVLKPSLITYMELMRRPDYTDVDDLESQISLTERAIMRACDISSALDAAQADPLSGTWPTSKVVVFLVDSRRENCLLMRSSMTYAVWSIIEKHLDVSSGSLFNSKCINKKKRSTNIPSTSSQYADGARLEELALSAAAEATGINRNDLVVLESHLVYSLDKEKATARLYLVQFTKSVHEDFMVPIGDVIESLQGPLIKKILSGWVVSPAVEYFHLLPYRDILSNWYSRELLPNGLQDLTVELVAGHAYDVHIRGSSSEKEVNEENVVRLMIKSCNTDCDDEKIIEAKRRGMQGLSAVSSSQLDSQHSEDVVTTLASKESAISRSALTVLFWKREKLSSQLRTLEDEIALCDKTIRTVLNGGENDLPLKIEALVDGSNDACVKGEGVEYNTNQLVEDQSIHSKGKRLSEAILTLQNQCQQLDQLCCRSNWALPTYRVFPFEGGFQAKVIVKGADFEFTSESNIHESPREARESAAARIIAEVARVPGQNQ; encoded by the exons ATGAATGAAAAAATGGAGGAGGTGGGTCCAACGGAGGAAGTGGTTCAGGCATTGCTGGAATGCATGGTGGAACCATTATTAGGGCGCAATTctttcaaatcaaaggaagttccAACACTTGATCAACAACGTTCCATGGCAAAACAG GTGGAAGCTGTTGTGTTGCTCTACAATTACTACTATAGGAAGCAACATCAAGATCATAAAATAGAGTTTCTTAATTTTACATCGTTTTGCCAATTGGCTGTAGTTTTGAAACCAAGTTTGATCACATATATGGAATTAATGCGTCGACCAGATTACACAGACGTGGACGATTTGGAAAGCCAAATCTCACTCACTGAGAGGGCCATTATGAGGGCATGTGATATATCTTCGGCGCTAGATGCTGCACAAGCTGATCCACTATCAGGGACATGGCCTACTTCCAAAGTTGTTGTATTCTTAGTTGACTCAAGGAGGGAGAATTGCTTGCTCATGCGTAGTTCTATGACCTATGCTGTTTGGTCCATTATTGAAAAACATCTTGACGTCTCCTCAGGTTCTCTTTTTAATTCAAAGTgtataaacaaaaagaaaaggtcTACTAATATACCTTCAACCAGTTCTCAGTATGCTGATGGAGCAAGGCTCGAAGAGCTTGCGCTTTCTGCTGCCGCAGAAGCAACAG GCATCAATAGAAATGATCTGGTTGTCCTGGAGAGCCACCTTGTATATTCCTTAGATAAAGAAAAAGCAACAGCTCGATTATATCTTGTACAATTCACTAAGTCTGTCCATGAAGATTTTATGGTTCCTATTGGAGACGTCATTGAAAG CTTGCAGGGTCCTCTAATCAAGAAAATCCTAAGTGGATGGGTGGTTTCTCCAGCTGTTGAGTATTTTCACTTGCTGCCCTACAGAGATATTTTGTCGAATTGGTATTCTAG GGAGCTGTTACCAAATGGCCTGCAAGATCTAACTGTAGAACTGGTAGCTGGTCATGCATATGATGTACATATTAGAGGTAGCTCCAGTGAGAAAGAAGTAAACGAG GAGAACGTGGTTCGACTCATGATTAAGTCGTGCAATACTGATTGTGATGATGAAAAGATTATTGAAGCGAAAAGAAGAGGCATGCAGGGACTCTCTGCAGTAAGCTCGTCTCAGTTGGATTCTCAACATTCTGAGGATGTAGTAACCACTTTGGCTTCAAAGGAATCTGCAATATCACGATCTGCCTTGACTGTTCTTTTCTGGAAAAGAGAGAAACTG AGTTCTCAGCTACGCACTTTGGAAGATGAGATTGCATTGTGTGATAAAACTATTCGGACAGTATTAAATG GGGGTGAAAATGATTTACCATTGAAGATTGAAGCTCTCGTAGATGGCTCTAATGACGCATGTGTGAAAGGTGAAGGAGTTGAGTACAATACCAATCAACTGGTAGAAGACCAATCTATTCATAGCAAGGGAAAAAGATTGTCCGAGGCCATTCTTACTTTGCAAAACCAATGTCAG CAATTGGATCAACTGTGCTGCAGGAGTAACTGGGCATTGCCAACATATCGAGTCTTTCCATTTGAGG GTGGATTTCAAGCCAAAGTCATTGTGAAAGGTGCCGATTTCGAATTTACCAGTGAAAGCAACATACATGAGAGTCCGCGTGAAGCAAGGGAGTCTGCTGCTGCGCGCATCATTGCAGAAGTAGCTCGCGTGCCAGGTCAGAATCAATAG
- the LOC107804594 gene encoding uncharacterized protein LOC107804594 isoform X4, whose protein sequence is MNEKMEEVGPTEEVVQALLECMVEPLLGRNSFKSKEVPTLDQQRSMAKQVEAVVLLYNYYYRKQHQDHKIEFLNFTSFCQLAVVLKPSLITYMELMRRPDYTDVDDLESQISLTERAIMRACDISSALDAAQADPLSGTWPTSKVVVFLVDSRRENCLLMRSSMTYAVWSIIEKHLDVSSGSLFNSKCINKKKRSTNIPSTSSQYADGARLEELALSAAAEATGINRNDLVVLESHLVYSLDKEKATARLYLVQFTKSVHEDFMVPIGDVIESLQGPLIKKILSGWVVSPAVEYFHLLPYRDILSNWYSRELLPNGLQDLTVELVAGHAYDVHIRGSSSEKEVNEENVVRLMIKSCNTDCDDEKIIEAKRRGMQGLSAVSSSQLDSQHSEDVVTTLASKESAISRSALTVLFWKREKLSSQLRTLEDEIALCDKTIRTVLNGGENDLPLKIEALVDGSNDACVKGEGVEYNTNQLVEDQSIHSKGKRLSEAILTLQNQCQVDFKPKSL, encoded by the exons ATGAATGAAAAAATGGAGGAGGTGGGTCCAACGGAGGAAGTGGTTCAGGCATTGCTGGAATGCATGGTGGAACCATTATTAGGGCGCAATTctttcaaatcaaaggaagttccAACACTTGATCAACAACGTTCCATGGCAAAACAG GTGGAAGCTGTTGTGTTGCTCTACAATTACTACTATAGGAAGCAACATCAAGATCATAAAATAGAGTTTCTTAATTTTACATCGTTTTGCCAATTGGCTGTAGTTTTGAAACCAAGTTTGATCACATATATGGAATTAATGCGTCGACCAGATTACACAGACGTGGACGATTTGGAAAGCCAAATCTCACTCACTGAGAGGGCCATTATGAGGGCATGTGATATATCTTCGGCGCTAGATGCTGCACAAGCTGATCCACTATCAGGGACATGGCCTACTTCCAAAGTTGTTGTATTCTTAGTTGACTCAAGGAGGGAGAATTGCTTGCTCATGCGTAGTTCTATGACCTATGCTGTTTGGTCCATTATTGAAAAACATCTTGACGTCTCCTCAGGTTCTCTTTTTAATTCAAAGTgtataaacaaaaagaaaaggtcTACTAATATACCTTCAACCAGTTCTCAGTATGCTGATGGAGCAAGGCTCGAAGAGCTTGCGCTTTCTGCTGCCGCAGAAGCAACAG GCATCAATAGAAATGATCTGGTTGTCCTGGAGAGCCACCTTGTATATTCCTTAGATAAAGAAAAAGCAACAGCTCGATTATATCTTGTACAATTCACTAAGTCTGTCCATGAAGATTTTATGGTTCCTATTGGAGACGTCATTGAAAG CTTGCAGGGTCCTCTAATCAAGAAAATCCTAAGTGGATGGGTGGTTTCTCCAGCTGTTGAGTATTTTCACTTGCTGCCCTACAGAGATATTTTGTCGAATTGGTATTCTAG GGAGCTGTTACCAAATGGCCTGCAAGATCTAACTGTAGAACTGGTAGCTGGTCATGCATATGATGTACATATTAGAGGTAGCTCCAGTGAGAAAGAAGTAAACGAG GAGAACGTGGTTCGACTCATGATTAAGTCGTGCAATACTGATTGTGATGATGAAAAGATTATTGAAGCGAAAAGAAGAGGCATGCAGGGACTCTCTGCAGTAAGCTCGTCTCAGTTGGATTCTCAACATTCTGAGGATGTAGTAACCACTTTGGCTTCAAAGGAATCTGCAATATCACGATCTGCCTTGACTGTTCTTTTCTGGAAAAGAGAGAAACTG AGTTCTCAGCTACGCACTTTGGAAGATGAGATTGCATTGTGTGATAAAACTATTCGGACAGTATTAAATG GGGGTGAAAATGATTTACCATTGAAGATTGAAGCTCTCGTAGATGGCTCTAATGACGCATGTGTGAAAGGTGAAGGAGTTGAGTACAATACCAATCAACTGGTAGAAGACCAATCTATTCATAGCAAGGGAAAAAGATTGTCCGAGGCCATTCTTACTTTGCAAAACCAATGTCAG GTGGATTTCAAGCCAAAGTCATTGTGA
- the LOC107804594 gene encoding uncharacterized protein LOC107804594 isoform X3, whose translation MNEKMEEVGPTEEVVQALLECMVEPLLGRNSFKSKEVPTLDQQRSMAKQVEAVVLLYNYYYRKQHQDHKIEFLNFTSFCQLAVVLKPSLITYMELMRRPDYTDVDDLESQISLTERAIMRACDISSALDAAQADPLSGTWPTSKVVVFLVDSRRENCLLMRSSMTYAVWSIIEKHLDVSSGSLFNSKCINKKKRSTNIPSTSSQYADGARLEELALSAAAEATGINRNDLVVLESHLVYSLDKEKATARLYLVQFTKSVHEDFMVPIGDVIESSLQGPLIKKILSGWVVSPAVEYFHLLPYRDILSNWYSRELLPNGLQDLTVELVAGHAYDVHIRGSSSEKEVNEENVVRLMIKSCNTDCDDEKIIEAKRRGMQGLSAVSSSQLDSQHSEDVVTTLASKESAISRSALTVLFWKREKLSSQLRTLEDEIALCDKTIRTVLNGGENDLPLKIEALVDGSNDACVKGEGVEYNTNQLVEDQSIHSKGKRLSEAILTLQNQCQVDFKPKSL comes from the exons ATGAATGAAAAAATGGAGGAGGTGGGTCCAACGGAGGAAGTGGTTCAGGCATTGCTGGAATGCATGGTGGAACCATTATTAGGGCGCAATTctttcaaatcaaaggaagttccAACACTTGATCAACAACGTTCCATGGCAAAACAG GTGGAAGCTGTTGTGTTGCTCTACAATTACTACTATAGGAAGCAACATCAAGATCATAAAATAGAGTTTCTTAATTTTACATCGTTTTGCCAATTGGCTGTAGTTTTGAAACCAAGTTTGATCACATATATGGAATTAATGCGTCGACCAGATTACACAGACGTGGACGATTTGGAAAGCCAAATCTCACTCACTGAGAGGGCCATTATGAGGGCATGTGATATATCTTCGGCGCTAGATGCTGCACAAGCTGATCCACTATCAGGGACATGGCCTACTTCCAAAGTTGTTGTATTCTTAGTTGACTCAAGGAGGGAGAATTGCTTGCTCATGCGTAGTTCTATGACCTATGCTGTTTGGTCCATTATTGAAAAACATCTTGACGTCTCCTCAGGTTCTCTTTTTAATTCAAAGTgtataaacaaaaagaaaaggtcTACTAATATACCTTCAACCAGTTCTCAGTATGCTGATGGAGCAAGGCTCGAAGAGCTTGCGCTTTCTGCTGCCGCAGAAGCAACAG GCATCAATAGAAATGATCTGGTTGTCCTGGAGAGCCACCTTGTATATTCCTTAGATAAAGAAAAAGCAACAGCTCGATTATATCTTGTACAATTCACTAAGTCTGTCCATGAAGATTTTATGGTTCCTATTGGAGACGTCATTGAAAG TAGCTTGCAGGGTCCTCTAATCAAGAAAATCCTAAGTGGATGGGTGGTTTCTCCAGCTGTTGAGTATTTTCACTTGCTGCCCTACAGAGATATTTTGTCGAATTGGTATTCTAG GGAGCTGTTACCAAATGGCCTGCAAGATCTAACTGTAGAACTGGTAGCTGGTCATGCATATGATGTACATATTAGAGGTAGCTCCAGTGAGAAAGAAGTAAACGAG GAGAACGTGGTTCGACTCATGATTAAGTCGTGCAATACTGATTGTGATGATGAAAAGATTATTGAAGCGAAAAGAAGAGGCATGCAGGGACTCTCTGCAGTAAGCTCGTCTCAGTTGGATTCTCAACATTCTGAGGATGTAGTAACCACTTTGGCTTCAAAGGAATCTGCAATATCACGATCTGCCTTGACTGTTCTTTTCTGGAAAAGAGAGAAACTG AGTTCTCAGCTACGCACTTTGGAAGATGAGATTGCATTGTGTGATAAAACTATTCGGACAGTATTAAATG GGGGTGAAAATGATTTACCATTGAAGATTGAAGCTCTCGTAGATGGCTCTAATGACGCATGTGTGAAAGGTGAAGGAGTTGAGTACAATACCAATCAACTGGTAGAAGACCAATCTATTCATAGCAAGGGAAAAAGATTGTCCGAGGCCATTCTTACTTTGCAAAACCAATGTCAG GTGGATTTCAAGCCAAAGTCATTGTGA
- the LOC107804593 gene encoding glycylpeptide N-tetradecanoyltransferase 1-like: MADDIKATEDHNSSSDNTLAPANGNEVSIDSLARQVQESLSLAKRHKFWETQPVGQFKDLGDASLPEGPIEPPTPLSEVKQEPYNLPSPYEWTTCDMDSEEMCNEVYVLLTNNYVEDDENMFRFNYSKEFLRWALRPPGFYRSWHIGVRVKTSKKLVAFITGVPARIRARDTVVTMAEINFLCVHKKLRSKRLAPVMIKEVTRRVHMENIWQAAYTAGVVLPTPISTCQYWHRSLNPKKLIDVGFSRLGARMTMSRTIKLYKLPDQTVTPGFRKMEPHDVPAVTRLLRNYLKQFVVAPDFDENDVEHWLLPKEGVIDSYLVESPETHEITDFCSFYTLPSSILGNQNHSTLKAAYSYYNVSTKTPLIQLMNDALIVAKQKDFDVFNALDVMQNESFLKQLKFCPGDGKLHYYLYNYRLKHVLRASELGLVLL, from the coding sequence ATGGCTGACGACATTAAGGCAACTGAGGACCATAACTCCAGTTCTGATAATACTTTAGCTCCAGCGAATGGCAATGAGGTATCCATTGATTCCTTGGCTCGACAGGTCCAAGAATCTCTCTCCCTCGCAAAGAGACATAAGTTTTGGGAGACTCAACCTGTGGGTCAGTTTAAGGATCTTGGGGATGCAAGCTTGCCTGAAGGACCTATTGAACCTCCAACTCCCTTATCAGAAGTTAAGCAGGAGCCATACAACCTTCCAAGTCCATATGAGTGGACCACCTGTGATATGGACTCGGAGGAAATGTGCAATGAGGTCTATGTTCTCCTAACGAACAACTACGTTGAGGATGATGAGAACATGTTTAGGTTCAATTACTCGAAAGAATTTCTTCGATGGGCACTTCGCCCTCCAGGTTTCTACAGGAGCTGGCACATTGGAGTCAGAGTGAAAACCTCAAAAAAGTTGGTTGCTTTTATTACAGGGGTACCTGCAAGAATACGTGCTCGAGATACTGTTGTGACCATGGCAGAAATCAATTTTCTGTGTGTTCATAAGAAGCTTAGATCAAAAAGACTTGCTCCTGTCATGATAAAGGAGGTCACAAGGAGGGTTCATATGGAGAATATTTGGCAAGCTGCTTATACAGCTGGGGTGGTACTTCCAACACCTATATCAACCTGTCAATATTGGCATAGATCTTTGAATCCAAAGAAGCTAATTGACGTCGGGTTTTCCAGGCTTGGTGCAAGGATGACAATGAGCCGTACAATAAAGCTGTACAAGTTGCCTGATCAGACTGTCACACCCGGGTTCAGAAAGATGGAGCCCCATGATGTTCCTGCAGTTACTCGATTGCTTAGGAATTACTTGAAGCAGTTTGTGGTTGCACCTGACTTTGATGAAAATGATGTGGAACACTGGCTTCTGCCAAAGGAGGGTGTGATTGACAGTTATCTGGTCGAAAGCCCCGAGACTCATGAAATCACCGACTTCTGCAGTTTTTACACTCTTCCTTCGTCAATTCTTGGTAACCAGAATCATTCCACTCTAAAGGCTGCTTACTCGTATTACAATGTCTCTACAAAGACTCCGTTGATTCAGTTGATGAATGATGCCCTTATTGTGGCAAAGCAGAAGGATTTTGATGTTTTCAACGCCCTAGATGTTATGCAGAACGAAAGTTTTTTGAAGCAACTGAAGTTTTGCCCTGGTGATGGGAAACTCCACTATTATCTCTACAACTATCGACTAAAGCATGTTTTGAGAGCGTCAGAGCTTGGGCTTGTACTCTTGTAA
- the LOC107804592 gene encoding telomere repeat-binding factor 4 — protein MGNHKVKWTSEEEGALKAGVAKHGTGRWKNILRDPEFARFLTNRSNIDLKDKWRNMGFSTAAQGSKDKSRFSRARPKTISALALSTVQTPLAITSAPENDAIDGSLESPQGSKNAPKYNDMIFEALSSLKCSNGCDLGVIVGFIEQRHEVPQNFRRLLSSKLRRLVLKGKLERVQNCYKIKDATLETEITTPKQKDVLPRPVPNSAVKVSCETMEEAVRIAAYKIADAEEKSFLAAEAVDNAERLSKMAEDAESMLQLFKEIYEQCSRGQIVLLA, from the exons ATGGGGAACCACAAAGTGAAGTGGACGTCGGAGGAAGAAGGAGCCCTAAAAGCCGGTGTGGCAAAGCACGGAACCGGAAGGTGGAAGAACATCCTCAGGGATCCTGAATTCGCGCGCTTTTTGACTAATCGCTCCAACATCGATCTCAAG GATAAATGGCGAAATATGGGTTTTAGCACTGCTGCGCAAGGCTCTAAAGATAAATCCAGATTTTCTCGTGCAAGACCAAAGACAATAAGTGCACTTGCACTTTCTACTGTTCAAACTCCTTTGGCTATTACTTCAGCACCCGAGAATGACGCCATCGATGGTTCTCTCGAAAGCCCACAAGGAAGCAAGAATGCTCCGAA GTATAATGATATGATTTTTGAAGCATTATCATCCTTGAAGTGTTCAAATGGATGTGATCTTGGTGTCATTGTGGGATTTATTGAG CAACGACATGAAGTACCACAAAATTTTAGAAGGTTATTAAGTTCCAAGCTGCGAAgacttgttttaaaaggaaaactcGAAAGG GTCCAGAATTGCTATAAAATTAAGGATGCAACATTAGAAACCGAAATAACTACTCCAAAACAAAAAGATGTCTTGCCAAGGCCAGTCCCAAATTCAGCTGTAAAAGTGTCCTGTGAAACAATGGAAGAAGCTGTTAGGATTGCTGCTTACAAGATTGCTGATGCAGAAGAGAAGTCTTTTTTGGCGGCTGAAGCAGTTGATAATGCAGAAAGGTTGTCAAAAATGGCTGAGGATGCTGAGTCAATGTTACAACTCTTCAAAGAGATCTATGAACAAT GTTCACGAGGTCAAATTGTTCTCTTGGCTTGA
- the LOC107804594 gene encoding uncharacterized protein LOC107804594 isoform X2 translates to MNEKMEEVGPTEEVVQALLECMVEPLLGRNSFKSKEVPTLDQQRSMAKQVEAVVLLYNYYYRKQHQDHKIEFLNFTSFCQLAVVLKPSLITYMELMRRPDYTDVDDLESQISLTERAIMRACDISSALDAAQADPLSGTWPTSKVVVFLVDSRRENCLLMRSSMTYAVWSIIEKHLDVSSGSLFNSKCINKKKRSTNIPSTSSQYADGARLEELALSAAAEATGINRNDLVVLESHLVYSLDKEKATARLYLVQFTKSVHEDFMVPIGDVIESSLQGPLIKKILSGWVVSPAVEYFHLLPYRDILSNWYSRELLPNGLQDLTVELVAGHAYDVHIRGSSSEKEVNEENVVRLMIKSCNTDCDDEKIIEAKRRGMQGLSAVSSSQLDSQHSEDVVTTLASKESAISRSALTVLFWKREKLSSQLRTLEDEIALCDKTIRTVLNGGENDLPLKIEALVDGSNDACVKGEGVEYNTNQLVEDQSIHSKGKRLSEAILTLQNQCQQLDQLCCRSNWALPTYRVFPFEGGFQAKVIVKGADFEFTSESNIHESPREARESAAARIIAEVARVPGQNQ, encoded by the exons ATGAATGAAAAAATGGAGGAGGTGGGTCCAACGGAGGAAGTGGTTCAGGCATTGCTGGAATGCATGGTGGAACCATTATTAGGGCGCAATTctttcaaatcaaaggaagttccAACACTTGATCAACAACGTTCCATGGCAAAACAG GTGGAAGCTGTTGTGTTGCTCTACAATTACTACTATAGGAAGCAACATCAAGATCATAAAATAGAGTTTCTTAATTTTACATCGTTTTGCCAATTGGCTGTAGTTTTGAAACCAAGTTTGATCACATATATGGAATTAATGCGTCGACCAGATTACACAGACGTGGACGATTTGGAAAGCCAAATCTCACTCACTGAGAGGGCCATTATGAGGGCATGTGATATATCTTCGGCGCTAGATGCTGCACAAGCTGATCCACTATCAGGGACATGGCCTACTTCCAAAGTTGTTGTATTCTTAGTTGACTCAAGGAGGGAGAATTGCTTGCTCATGCGTAGTTCTATGACCTATGCTGTTTGGTCCATTATTGAAAAACATCTTGACGTCTCCTCAGGTTCTCTTTTTAATTCAAAGTgtataaacaaaaagaaaaggtcTACTAATATACCTTCAACCAGTTCTCAGTATGCTGATGGAGCAAGGCTCGAAGAGCTTGCGCTTTCTGCTGCCGCAGAAGCAACAG GCATCAATAGAAATGATCTGGTTGTCCTGGAGAGCCACCTTGTATATTCCTTAGATAAAGAAAAAGCAACAGCTCGATTATATCTTGTACAATTCACTAAGTCTGTCCATGAAGATTTTATGGTTCCTATTGGAGACGTCATTGAAAG TAGCTTGCAGGGTCCTCTAATCAAGAAAATCCTAAGTGGATGGGTGGTTTCTCCAGCTGTTGAGTATTTTCACTTGCTGCCCTACAGAGATATTTTGTCGAATTGGTATTCTAG GGAGCTGTTACCAAATGGCCTGCAAGATCTAACTGTAGAACTGGTAGCTGGTCATGCATATGATGTACATATTAGAGGTAGCTCCAGTGAGAAAGAAGTAAACGAG GAGAACGTGGTTCGACTCATGATTAAGTCGTGCAATACTGATTGTGATGATGAAAAGATTATTGAAGCGAAAAGAAGAGGCATGCAGGGACTCTCTGCAGTAAGCTCGTCTCAGTTGGATTCTCAACATTCTGAGGATGTAGTAACCACTTTGGCTTCAAAGGAATCTGCAATATCACGATCTGCCTTGACTGTTCTTTTCTGGAAAAGAGAGAAACTG AGTTCTCAGCTACGCACTTTGGAAGATGAGATTGCATTGTGTGATAAAACTATTCGGACAGTATTAAATG GGGGTGAAAATGATTTACCATTGAAGATTGAAGCTCTCGTAGATGGCTCTAATGACGCATGTGTGAAAGGTGAAGGAGTTGAGTACAATACCAATCAACTGGTAGAAGACCAATCTATTCATAGCAAGGGAAAAAGATTGTCCGAGGCCATTCTTACTTTGCAAAACCAATGTCAG CAATTGGATCAACTGTGCTGCAGGAGTAACTGGGCATTGCCAACATATCGAGTCTTTCCATTTGAGG GTGGATTTCAAGCCAAAGTCATTGTGAAAGGTGCCGATTTCGAATTTACCAGTGAAAGCAACATACATGAGAGTCCGCGTGAAGCAAGGGAGTCTGCTGCTGCGCGCATCATTGCAGAAGTAGCTCGCGTGCCAGGTCAGAATCAATAG